The following are encoded in a window of Capricornis sumatraensis isolate serow.1 chromosome 7, serow.2, whole genome shotgun sequence genomic DNA:
- the CSN1S1 gene encoding alpha-S1-casein: MKLLILTCLVAVALARPKHPIKHQGLSPEVLNENLLRFVVAPFPEVFRKENINELSKDIGSESTEDQAMEDAKQVKAGSSSSSEEIVPNSAEKYIQKEDVPSERYLGYLEQLLRLKKYNVPQLEIVPNSAEEQLHSMKEGNPAHQKQPMIAVNQELAYFYPQLFRQFYQLDAYPSGAWYYLPLGTQYTDAPSFSDISNPIGSENSGKTTMPLWW; this comes from the exons ATGAAACTTCTCATCCTTACCTGTCTTGTGGCTGTTGCTCTTGCCAGGCCT aaacatCCTATCAAGCACCAAGGACTCTCTCCA GAAGTCCTCAATGAAAATTTACTCAGGTTTGTTGTGGCG CCTTTTCCAGAAGTGTTTAGAAAG GAGAACATCAATGAACTGAGTAAG GATATTGGGAGCGAATCAACTGAG gATCAAGCCATGGAAGATGCTAAG CAAGTGAAAGCTGGAAGCAGTTCGTCAAGTGAG gaaattgtTCCCAATAGTGCTGAG AAGTACATTCAAAAGGAAGATGTGCCCTCTGAGCGTTACCTGGGTTATCTG GAACAGCTTCTCAGACTGAAAAAATACAACGTGCCCCAGctg gaaattgtTCCCAATAGTGCTGAG GAACAACTGCACAGTATGAAAGAGGGAAACCCTGCCCACCAG aaacagCCTATGATAGCAGTGAATCAG GAACTGGCCTACTTCTACCCTCAG CTTTTCAGACAATTCTACCAGCTGGATGCCTATCCATCTGGTGCCTGGTATTACCTTCCACTAGGCACACAATACACTGATGCCCCCTCATTCTCTGACATCTCTAATCCCATTGGCTCTGAGAACAGTGGAAAGACTACTATGCCACTGTGGTGGTAA